The following coding sequences are from one Rutidosis leptorrhynchoides isolate AG116_Rl617_1_P2 chromosome 11, CSIRO_AGI_Rlap_v1, whole genome shotgun sequence window:
- the LOC139876489 gene encoding probable 3-hydroxyisobutyrate dehydrogenase, mitochondrial, giving the protein MAIYTSRLLASSVSKLKLWLQSYSFRSSSSSIIPSQFQNVGFIGLGNMGSKMANNLIKAGHNVAVHDINLDVTKMFSDKGISVKRLPIEVAETSDVVITMLPSPSHVLNVYTGPNGLLNGGNSVRPRLFIDSSTIDPQTTRKLSSTVSSCSLTEKKDSWDTPIMLDAPVSGGVVAAENGTLTFMVGGPEEAYNVAKPIFSSMGKNTIYCGGAGAGSAAKICNNLVMGVSMLAVCEAIVLGQSSGVSASNLTKIFNCSSARCWSSDTYNPVPGVMDGVPSSRNYDGGFASALMAKDLNLAFESAKEMGLKIPLTSEALEIFRKLCDEGYKAKDFSCVFRHFYDGKGELQEDHE; this is encoded by the exons ATGGCGATTTACACTTCAAGATTACTTGCATCTTCTGTATCAAAATTAAAATTGTGGTTGCAGTCATATTCTTTTAGAAGTAGTTCTTCATCCATCATTCCATCACAATTTCAA AATGTTGGATTCATAGGCCTAGGAAACATGGGATCCAAAATGGCGAATAATTTGATTAAGGCAGGACACAATGTTGCAGTTCATGACAT AAATCTTGATGTTACAAAGATGTTTTCAGACAAGGGGATTTCAGTAAAACGATTACCAATCGAGGTTGCAGAAACTAGCGATGTTGTAATTACCATGTTGCCCTCACCATCCCAT GTATTGAATGTTTACACAGGACCAAACGGTTTACTTAACGGTGGGAATTCAGTAAGGCCACGGTTATTTATAGATTCATCGACAATTGATCCTCAAACAACAAGAAAACTATCTTCAACTGTATCTAGTTGTTCTTTGACCGAAAAGAAAG aTTCTTGGGATACACCTATCATGCTTGATGCTCCTGTTTCTGGAGGTGTTGTTGCAGCTGAAAATGGAACACTAACATTCATG GTTGGTGGGCCAGAGGAAGCTTACAACGTTGCAAAACCGATATTTTCGTCTATGGGGAAAAATACGATTTATTGTGGTGGCGCAGGAGCTGGTTCG GCTGCCAAAATCTGCAACAACTTGGTAATGGGTGTTAGTATGCTTGCTGTGTGTGAGGCGATTGTTCTTGGCCAATCTTCGGGTGTTTCTGCGAGTAATTTAACAAAAATATTTAACTGTTCAAGTGCTCGTTGTTGGAGTAG TGATACGTATAATCCAGTACCCGGTGTAATGGATGGTGTACCTTCCTCAAGAAATTATGATGGCGGATTTGCATCTGCATTAATG GCTAAAGACCTGAACCTTGCTTTTGAATCAGCTAAAGAAATGGGTCTGAAAATTCCATTGACATCAGAAGCATTAGAAAT ATTTAGAAAGCTTTGTGATGAGGGATATAAAGCAAAAGACTTCTCTTGCGTATTTCGCCATTTCTATGATGGTAAAGGCGAATTGCAAGAGGATCATGAATGA